A window from Drosophila yakuba strain Tai18E2 chromosome 3L, Prin_Dyak_Tai18E2_2.1, whole genome shotgun sequence encodes these proteins:
- the LOC6534052 gene encoding zinc finger protein 660, translating into FFSKSGPWVGRSTRKMDRSAVASLGKNCRACAEHSSILVDLFSTEISDPPIWEMLNSILPEICRVKRDEMPQKICPTCLVAAQNAFHFRHKCEQSFQFFSQLLQLDKSNSNPSRSRCKRGDRNPLIAFEVVGCEDPLATNASGMDTNRLDVKTDVDEPTDTVATNGQESEPLQEVFEITMSDIKTEDGISIQETFEDAFEDDSENNNDSEEEDSDQWTAGSTEDHDELWIPGNGDRKTVGGNNQSLLCTECGESYSTQKALARHVAKHKEQGDTQKPHLCDFCGRGFRTNAQLTTHRRRHTGERPFKCPLCPKAYTHGPTLKSHMHTHDEEKAHRCPQCEKTFYTRGNLRGHIQRHTGERPYKCPDCPQTFAKNSGLKLHSRLHKEDRPYKCELCGKGFVQNQHLITHLRVHNGDRQFKCPDCDKSFFEKSNMMKHQRTHSGIKPFKCEECGQAFSHNHHLKSHLRIHTGEKPYKCDQCGKGFSANQSLMKHTLWHVDNNDRPFKCSQCPKAYDTQQSLRGHEKTHKNPDEPKTLHQCPHCDVRFALKKTLDKHITSHKIRPHPCPQCPEGFFSQKSLKKHLRFHNLT; encoded by the exons TTCTTTTCAAAATCCGGCCCTTGGGTTGGGAGATCAACGAGAAAGATGGATAGATCAGCAGTTGCCAGCCTGGGAAAGAACTGCCGAGCCTGTGCCGAACACTCATCCATACTGGTGGATCTCTTCTCCACGGAGATCTCTGATCCCCCCATTTGGGAAATGTTGAACTCAATTCTGCCGGAAATCTGTCGCGTGAAACGGGATGAAATGCCGCAGAAGATCTGTCCTACCTGCCTGGTGGCTGCTCAAAATGCCTTCCACTTCAGGCACAAGTGTGAGCAGAGTTTCCAGTTCTTTtcccagctcctccagctcgaCAAATCTAACTCAAATCCGAGTAGATCCCGTTGCAAAAGAGGGGATAGGAATCCATTAATAGCCTTCGAGGTGGTCGGTTGCGAGGATCCTCTGGCCACAAATGCATCTGGAATGGATACTAATCGCCTTGATGTAAAGACTGATGTTGATGAGCCAACCGATACTGTAGCAACGAATGGTCAGGAGAGTGAACCGTTGCAAGAAGTTTTTGAAA tcaCGATGAGCGATATTAAAACGGAAGATGGAATATCCATTCAGGAGACATTTGAAGATGCCTTCGAAGATGatagtgaaaataataatgacaGCGAAGAGGAGGATTCAGATCAATGGACAGCTGGTTCAACGGAAGACCATGATGAACTCTGGATTCCCGGCAATGGTGATCGCAAAACGGTTGGTGGCAATAATCAATCACTGCTGTGCACCGAGTGTGGAGAGAGTTACTCGACGCAAAAGGCGTTGGCAAGGCACGTTGCTAAGCATAAGGAGCAAGGTGATACACAAAAGCCGCACCTATGCGACTTCTGCGGTCGGGGATTCCGTACCAACGCCCAGCTAACGACCCATAGGCGCCGTCATACCGGAGAGCGTCCTTTTAAATGCCCACTCTGCCCGAAAGCCTATACCCACGGTCCGACTCTCAAGTCGCATATGCACACCCACGACGAGGAAAAGGCTCACAGATGTCCGCAGTGCGAAAAGACCTTTTACACGAGAGGCAATCTGCGGGGCCATATACAGAGGCACACTGGCGAACGACCCTACAAGTGTCCCGACTGCCCACAGACCTTTGCCAAAAACTCTGGCCTTAAGTTGCACAGTCGGCTGCACAAGGAAGACCGACCCTATAAATGTGAGTTGTGCGGCAAGGGATTTGTGCAGAACCAGCATTTGATCACCCATTTGCGGGTCCACAACGGGGATCGCCAGTTCAAGTGTCCCGACTGCGATAAGTCATTCTTCGAGAAATCAAACATGATGAAACATCAGCGCACCCATTCGGGTATAAAGCCATTTAAATGTGAGGAGTGCGGCCAAGCCTTCTCGCACAACCATCACCTGAAGAGTCATCTACGCATCCATACTGGGGAAAAGCCCTACAAATGTGACCAGTGCGGCAAGGGGTTCAGTGCGAACCAGTCTCTGATGAAGCATACCCTTTGGCACGTGGATAATAATGATCGGCCATTCAAATGTTCTCAGTGCCCCAAAGCCTATGATACTCAGCAAAGCTTACGGGGTCACGAGAAGACGCATAAAAATCCGGATGAGCCAAAAACTCTGCACCAATGCCCGCACTGTGACGTAAGGTTTGCTTTAAAAAAGACCCTCGACAAGCATATCACAAGCCACAAGATTCGACCCCACCCATGCCCGCAATGTCCAGAAGGGTTTTTCTCCCAGAAGAGCTTAAAAAAGCACCTGCGATTTCACAACCTGACGTAA
- the LOC6534054 gene encoding uncharacterized protein LOC6534054, whose protein sequence is MKYFVIYALAAILLFQSASAFKRRVIFVVPPPTTSTTEATSSSSTTESSSSTSSTTTTTVAPTVVYQVVYCSWKNNWCRPASNTVRNCKWGICKFNG, encoded by the coding sequence ATGAAGTACTTTGTGATCTATGCTCTGGCTGCCATCCTTCTCTTTCAGTCCGCATCGGCATTCAAGCGGCGAGTGATCTTTGTGGTACCACCCCCCACAACATCCACAACGGAAGCCACGTCCTCCTCGTCCACAACGGAATCGTCATCCTCCACGTCCAGCACGACCACCACAACTGTAGCTCCTACCGTGGTTTACCAGGTGGTCTACTGTTCCTGGAAGAACAACTGGTGTCGTCCTGCCTCGAACACCGTCAGGAATTGCAAGTGGGGCATTTGCAAGTTCAATGgataa
- the LOC6534053 gene encoding uncharacterized protein LOC6534053 has product MDILDIDEALKDDSYIFLADKTHDDVSNILQQWKTNNQPPLQQLHLQYNNEAFKNNSKTFTRPKRRNLDFSQNGAGNDSGVGTGAVSGTPAMLQLEIGGLVTTNMHKSFLQDTSPPSSICSSMNTERMNNSLITSADFTNLNFLQSTIGLEQDPNLTTTLTNQTNDNMGMGGIGGYTLSDMIRDRKALESLTMCEDDGTLIKDSHIGQIDEISLTLSKTASGCSTMDNSTDSMSIPLAADRTIPAVMPPICPALQRTMILGEEMIGDTTFNLVDSLTTSALQSESESLPVDGNATFKRPTACAAAADETQVLTGRQMNTTFTDACNTPEGRCETPENIDRKLALLTMESSTPLTTNIRSHYYHNNNNNNKAGYTPTLKGRGDMNLSPIVGATPQKPTATAPGRLNNTFEPVAKTAPFNGEKFVLDTMELLEQIEQPLDGTYNLQMSEQHRQMQCVMDLAEAEVEMLAQQGDEEQFENMLAELGKVNTLNKEQLKMQKSLDTIKRRFHRDEPEAEEREEELLQSAAEKVDTPVLNQSHSSSNSSGGGGERLLSRRSRLYDDVNLSAMHGSNGSSTSTNSASFIVQRRDLPQVEQPVPDPDPEPAEEPPKSQVAAETDPSSYKLPERRERDRDRFKTIKISKDMRLQQEIIVPCIDDEPQQLEDEQKQLVEDVRYEEEQRQGSPPGRLSRRDQSTAFSNNAEASASNYLTYKKPKEKTLIQRRPLQQEAPLPAEPAPASTLPQPRSLSRPRYISGLQKFTTVSKATSAGAGLNATPAAALPTTVTVPATGNGELKSPMGIKSKSFHNLSSTMSGAGAGALPRPSLGGGLRRPSAQPSKLMSGLRGPAQAQEDDSAVFKVPKLVSGLRAPGLAGKRAGANGLARPSSGYYSLSVKTAPEADTPESLSSASSRGSLYGHKDSGIPVNGGNVPQQNPQHTFDMQALTSKLTQVTTGATGLPKPSGLRPPSQIKRSGLPRPSSIVRR; this is encoded by the exons ATGGATATCCTGGACATCGATGAGGCACTGAAGGATGATTCATATAT ATTTCTGGCGGATAAGACCCACGATGATGTCTCCAACATATTGCAGCAGTGGAAGACGAACAATCAGCCGCCGTTGCAACAATTGCACTTGCAGTACAACAACGAGG CCTTCAAGAACAATTCGAAAACCTTTACCCGCCCAAAGCGTCGGAATCTGGATTTC AGCCAAAATGGAGCGGGAAATGACAGCGGTGTTGGAACCGGAGCGGTCTCGGGTACCCCAGCAATGCTCCAGTTGGAAATTGGCGGTCTTGTCACGACAAATATGCACAAATCCTTCCTGCAAGACACCTCACCGCCGTCTTCCATATGCTCCTCCATGAACACTGAACGGATGAACAACTCGCTAATCACCTCGGCAGACTTTACAAACTTAAACTTCCTTCAATCCACAATTGGTCTTGAGCAGGATCCAAACCTTACCACAACGCTAACAAACCAGACAAATGATAACATGGGAATGGGCGGCATAGGCGGATATACGCTCAGTGACATGATTCGGGATCGCAAGGCGCTGGAGTCGCTGACCATGTGTGAGGACGATGGAACCCTTATCAAAGACTCGCACATCGGGCAAATCGACGAAATATCGTTGACATTGAGCAAAACCGCTTCCGGCTGCAGCACTATGGACAACAGCACAGACAGTATGTCTATACCCCTGGCCGCAGATCGAACGATCCCCGCTGTGATGCCGCCAATTTGTCCCGCCTTACAGCGCACCATGATTTTGGGGGAGGAGATGATCGGCGACACCACTTTTAACCTCGTGGATAGCCTTACAACTTCTGCCCTGCAGTCAGAATCGGAGTCTCTGCCAGTCGATGGAAATGCGACGTTTAAGAGACCCACCGCctgtgctgctgcagcggaCGAAACCCAGGTGCTAACAGGTCGGCAAATGAACACTACCTTTACCGACGCTTGCAATACTCCTGAAGGTCGATGTGAAACGCCCGAAAATATAGACAGGAAACTGGCCCTGCTTACCATGGAATCCTCCACGCCTCTTACAACAAACATACGCTCCCACTACTaccacaataacaacaataataacaaggCAGGTTATACACCTACCCTAAAGGGACGGGGAGATATGAACCTGTCCCCAATTGTTGGCGCCACACCGCAAAAACCTACTGCCACAGCACCAGGGCGATTAAATAACACCTTCGAACCCGTGGCAAAGACAGCTCCGTTCAACGGCGAGAAGTTCGTGCTGGACACCATGGAGCTCTTGGAGCAGATCGAACAGCCGCTGGATGGCACTTACAACCTTCAAATGTCTGAACAGCACAGACAAATGCAATGCGTCATGGACTTGGCCGAGGCGGAAGTGGAGATGCTGGCTCAGCAGGGCGACGAAGAGCAATTCGAGAACATGCTTGCCGAGCTAGGCAAGGTGAATACGCTAAACAAGGAGCAACTCAAGATGCAAAAGTCCCTAGACACCATCAAACGGCGCTTCCACAGAGATGAGCCGGAGGCGGAGGAGCGTGAAGAAGAATTGCTGCAGTCGGCAGCCGAGAAGGTCGACACCCCAGTTCTAAACCAGAGCCactccagcagcaacagcagcggcggtggtggcgaACGCCTGCTTAGTCGTCGAAGTCGTCTCTACGATGATGTGAACCTTAGTGCAATGCACGGCAGCAATGGAAGTTCAACCAGCACCAACTCTGCCTCATTCATCGTCCAGCGTAGAGATTTGCCACAAGTGGAGCAGCCTGTACCAGATCCTGATCCCGAGCCAGCGGAAGAGCCTCCCAAGTCCCAGGTGGCAGCAGAGACTGATCCGTCAAGCTATAAGCTGCCGGAGCGAAGAGAGCGGGATCGCGATCGCTTCAAGACCATTAAGATTTCGAAGGACATGCGACTGCAGCAGGAGATTATTGTGCCTTGTATAGACGATGAACCACAGCAACTCGAGGACGAGCAAAAGCAATTAGTAGAAGATGTACGGTACGAGGAGGAACAGCGACAGGGTTCGCCACCGGGTCGCCTTTCTCGTCGAGATCAGAGCACAGCATTTAGCAACAACGCAGAGGCTAGTGCGAGTAACTATCTGACCTACAAAAAACCCAAGGAGAAGACCCTTATCCAACGACGTCCGCTACAGCAGGAAGCGCCTTTACCAGCCGAGCCAGCGCCTGCGTCGACCCTTCCACAACCGCGTTCCTTGTCCAGGCCTCGTTACATCAGTGGTCTGCAAAAATTTACTACAGTGAGCAAAGCAACTTCCGCCGGAGCGGGATTGAACGCCactccagctgctgctttGCCGACTACTGTTACAGTGCCGGCCACCGGTAACGGGGAGCTGAAAAGTCCTATGGGTATTAAATCCAAATCGTTCCACAACTTGTCCTCCACGATGAGTGGCGCTGGCGCTGGAGCCCTGCCAAGACCCAGTTTGGGCGGTGGACTGCGGCGTCCGAGTGCGCAGCCCAGCAAACTAATGAGCGGATTGCGTGGACCAGCTCAAGCCCAAGAG GACGACTCCGCTGTATTTAAGGTGCCCAAATTGGTTAGCGGGCTGCGTGCTCCTGGCCTTGCTGGGAAACGAGCAGGAGCAAATGGTCTAGCGCGTCCTTCGTCTGGATATTACAGTCTGAGTGTCAAGACGGCTCCAGAGGCAGATACTCCTGAG AGCCTCTCCTCAGCCTCTTCGCGCGGCAGTCTCTATGGCCACAAGGACTCCGGTATACCCGTTAATGGCGGCAATGTTCCTCAACAGAATCCACAGCACACCTTCGACATGCAGGCGCTCACCTCTAAGCTGACCCAGGTGACCACAGGAGCGACCGGCCTACCGAAGCCCTCGGGATTACGACCACCCTCGCAAATAAAGCGGAGCGGTCTGCCGCGACCTTCCAGCATTGTTAGGCGCTGA
- the LOC26535797 gene encoding nuclear RNA export factor 1, with protein sequence MRILVSIKSNEPASRLGVNLKAHVNSQSQLADLRKNLNEKRQIRAYVQKLIGNEEQMGSVLDTISSSGEEHRLATVTGWFTVDIANCAGVSNYSIITALKWVLMTIKVEIFNFKRSGPEDKMARGQFLVDNLLIANRLKRLQTEVAVLYTCQKIEVCVTPGLPNSVMNAQITEGFTTAVEAAIRSRYEVASRTLDLSRFHASPELALHFCPLHVVKTLESVLVLASHIFPQVTCIVLSNNYLCTLKAFAGICQSFASLERLDISANRIQDLGELNYLNKLSCKTIFLAGNGLAKLSVDAIRNMLPQLKNVHGCVHSEENTIVVDELPKFQRLQSGGTNGLMFCQRFISSYYKIFDETEQRFKLKDYYDEQAMFSLSVPLKLDYVYAYNMYNRNQKRQQSSFAQTAKLQVGSAGLILALFRLPLMITDVQNVGLDIQVFTSSLRIFTLTGYFKEISSDNWEPRRFQRTFVLRTLNSPGWLITNDMLCITSIYPERRETIKFKPEIKKLNTEASVEKINKPAVPVIKNLPTKTTAEEKIKVSSPLLANDLDPLNQAVQEMSLSVSEMDHLPSESFKDMPPLVAIGSLSNTTNCLEEEIEDTLLSDEDNFELVINEDVLIGGDDF encoded by the coding sequence ATGCGCATCTTAGTCAGTATCAAATCGAACGAGCCGGCCAGCCGCCTGGGCGTAAACCTTAAGGCGCACGTGAATTCACAGTCGCAGCTTGCCGATCTGCGAAAAAATCTGAATGAAAAAAGGCAAATTCGAGCGTATGTGCAGAAGCTGATTGGAAATGAAGAGCAGATGGGGTCTGTGCTGGACACGATCTCTTCCAGCGGAGAGGAGCACCGCCTGGCCACCGTAACCGGCTGGTTCACTGTGGACATCGCCAACTGCGCCGGCGTCTCCAATTATTCCATTATCACGGCGCTTAAGTGGGTCCTGATGACCATTAAGGTGGAGATATTCAACTTTAAGCGCAGCGGACCGGAAGACAAGATGGCACGTGGACAATTTCTGGTGGACAACCTGCTAATCGCCAATCGCCTGAAACGCTTGCAAACGGAAGTAGCCGTTCTTTACACGTGCCAGAAAATCGAGGTGTGTGTCACACCCGGTCTGCCTAACTCAGTAATGAATGCCCAGATAACCGAAGGGTTTACAACTGCCGTTGAGGCGGCCATAAGATCACGCTATGAAGTCGCTTCACGCACCTTAGATCTCTCCAGGTTTCACGCTAGTCCGGAGTTGGCTCTGCACTTTTGTCCGCTGCATGTGGTCAAGACGCTAGAAAGCGTGCTTGTTCTCGCAAGCCATATATTTCCCCAGGTGACCTGCATTGTATTGAGCAACAATTATTTGTGCACTCTGAAAGCCTTTGCTGGGATTTGCCAAAGTTTTGCCAGCCTAGAGCGCTTGGACATAAGCGCAAACAGGATTCAAGATTTGGGAGAACTCAATTACCTCAACAAGCTGAGTTGCAAGACCATCTTCTTGGCAGGCAATGGTTTGGCCAAGCTAAGCGTGGATGCCATTCGAAATATGTTGCCCCagttgaaaaatgttcatggCTGCGTACATTCAGAGGAAAATACAATAGTGGTTGATGAGCTTCCGAAGTTTCAACGACTGCAAAGCGGTGGGACTAATGGTTTAATGTTTTGCCAACGCTTCATAAGTTCGTACTACAAAATCTTTGACGAAACCGAACAGCGTTTCAAACTTAAGGATTACTACGACGAACAGGCCATGTTCTCGCTTAGCGTGCCGCTGAAACTGGACTATGTCTACGCCTACAACATGTACAACAGAAACCAGAAGCGCCAGCAATCCTCATTTGCGCAAACCGCCAAGCTACAAGTCGGCAGTGCTGGACTGATTCTTGCTTTATTTCGCTTGCCTTTGATGATCACAGACGTTCAGAATGTCGGGCTGGACATTCAGGTGTTTACGTCTAGTCTACGCATCTTTACGTTGACAGGTTACTTTAAGGAAATATCCTCTGATAATTGGGAACCGCGACGCTTTCAGCGCACATTTGTGTTGCGGACTCTCAATAGCCCAGGCTGGCTGATAACCAACGATATGCTGTGCATAACTTCGATTTATCCGGAGCGGAGAGAAACCATCAAATTTAAACCAGAAATTAAGAAGTTAAATACCGAGGCGTCggtagaaaaaataaataaacctgCAGTCCCAGTCATAAAGAACTTGCCTACCAAAACAACGGCTGaagagaaaataaaagtttcTAGCCCCCTTTTAGCCAACGATCTGGATCCTCTTAATCAGGCAGTGCAAGAAATGAGCCTTTCGGTTTCCGAGATGGACCATCTTCCCAGTGAGAGCTTCAAGGATATGCCACCACTAGTAGCCATTGGTTCATTGAGTAACACGACAAATTGTTTAGAAGAGGAGATCGAGGACACCTTATTATCCGATGAGGATAATTTTGAACTGGTGATTAATGAGGATGTCCTGATTGGAGGCgatgatttttaa